One Mesorhizobium loti genomic window carries:
- a CDS encoding Methyltransferase type 12: MLKRNQEKLPDQEKLEALLGRMVGDLGAITTGAAVLLGDRLGLFAAMSAGGKMTAAQLAKRTGTQERLVREWLSAQAAAGYVEYDEAGDSFYLSPEQEQVFVNEDSPAFMAGAFEVVSTLWLDEEKVRQAFRSGKGLGWHDHSACLFRGTERFFRPGYNANLIGSWLPALDGVVERLERGIDVADVGCGHGASTVLMAKAFPNSRFTGFDYHAPSIERARAAAKEAGVAGNTNFEIAAAKDFPGTYDLVAFFDCLHDMGDPEGAARHVHNALKADGTWMIVEPFAHDKLSANLNPVGRIYYAASTFICTPASLSQEVGLGLGAQAGEARLRKVVSGGGFKRFRRATETPFNMVLEARP; encoded by the coding sequence ATGCTAAAGCGCAATCAGGAAAAACTGCCCGATCAGGAAAAGCTGGAGGCCCTGCTAGGAAGGATGGTCGGCGATCTCGGCGCCATCACCACCGGGGCTGCGGTCCTGCTGGGAGACAGGCTCGGCCTTTTCGCGGCAATGAGCGCTGGCGGCAAGATGACCGCCGCACAGCTTGCCAAAAGGACCGGCACCCAAGAACGGCTGGTCCGCGAATGGCTCTCGGCGCAGGCGGCGGCAGGTTATGTCGAGTATGACGAGGCTGGCGACAGCTTCTACCTCAGCCCCGAGCAGGAACAGGTTTTCGTCAATGAGGACAGCCCGGCCTTCATGGCCGGCGCGTTCGAGGTGGTCTCGACACTGTGGCTCGACGAGGAGAAGGTCAGGCAGGCCTTCCGCTCTGGCAAAGGTCTTGGCTGGCACGATCACAGCGCCTGCCTGTTCCGCGGCACAGAGCGCTTCTTCCGGCCAGGCTACAACGCCAATCTTATCGGCTCCTGGCTGCCGGCGCTTGATGGTGTTGTCGAAAGGCTGGAGCGCGGCATAGACGTCGCCGATGTCGGCTGCGGCCATGGCGCCTCTACCGTGCTGATGGCCAAGGCCTTCCCGAACTCGCGCTTTACCGGCTTCGACTATCACGCCCCGTCGATCGAGCGCGCCCGCGCCGCCGCGAAGGAGGCCGGCGTCGCCGGCAACACCAACTTCGAAATTGCGGCGGCCAAGGATTTCCCAGGCACCTACGATCTGGTCGCATTCTTCGACTGCCTGCACGACATGGGCGATCCGGAGGGTGCTGCCAGGCATGTGCACAACGCGCTCAAGGCGGACGGCACCTGGATGATTGTCGAGCCCTTCGCCCACGACAAGCTCTCGGCCAACCTCAACCCGGTTGGTCGCATCTACTACGCCGCCTCGACCTTCATCTGCACGCCTGCGTCGCTCTCCCAGGAGGTCGGGCTGGGCCTCGGCGCCCAGGCCGGCGAGGCGAGGCTTCGCAAGGTCGTGTCGGGTGGCGGGTTCAAGCGGTTCCGCCGCGCCACCGAAACCCCGTTCAACATGGTTCTCGAGGCACGCCCGTAA